One window of the Vigna radiata var. radiata cultivar VC1973A chromosome 1, Vradiata_ver6, whole genome shotgun sequence genome contains the following:
- the LOC106764846 gene encoding APO protein 1, chloroplastic isoform X1: MGLPLLSSALWNPSHSCSSSSVELIWPHLSSKSCCLGLKFKCQQFYKGRSTMLGVLVCSSRRSTSKETVWRRKKLPQNEDLPPILPKNKKKPYPIPFKEIQQAAREDKKLAQMGIEKPLEPPKNGLLVADLVPVAYEVFEAWKLLIKGLAQLLHHIPVHGCSECSEVHVAQTGHNFRDCYGPNGRERRSSHAWVKGSVNDILVPIESYHLFDPFGRRIKHDTRFEYDRIPAIVELCIQAGVDIPEYPSRRRTNPIRMLGKRVIDRGGNLEEPKPWRFADPSSLNDFDTYRAFERFSRPSLSDLPKIAQETMAAYEIVKKGVRKLMRKYTVKACGYCTEVHVGPWGHNAKLCGEFKHQWRDGKHGWQDATVDEVFPPNYVWHVRDPNGPPLASALRRYYGKAPAVVEVCMQAGAQIPDEYKPMMRLDIIIPDPEEARMIA; the protein is encoded by the exons ATGGGGTTGCCCCTACTTTCTTCTGCATTATGGAATCCTTCTCACAGCT GTTCTTCCTCTAGTGTGGAGCTTATCTGGCCCCACCTATCTTCTAAGTCATGTTGTCTTGGGTTGAAG TTTAAGTGCCAACAATTTTACAAAGGTAGATCAACAATGCTGGGAGTTTTAGTTTGTTCTAGTCGAAGGTCCACAAGCAAAGAAACTGTGTGGAGACGAAAAAAATTACCACAAAATGAGGATTTACCGCCAATTTTAccaaagaataagaaaaaaccCTACCCAATTCCCTTTAAGGAAATACAACAGGCTGCAAGGGAGGACAAGAAACTTGCGCAGATGGGAATAGAGAAACCTCTTGAGCCTCCGAAGAATGGATTGCTTGTTGCAGACCTAGTTCCTGTTGCCTATGAAGTGTTTGAAGCTTGGAAGCTTTTGATTAAAGGTCTTGCCCAGCTCTTACATCACATTCCTGTACATGGCTGTAG CGAATGCTCAGAAGTTCATGTAGCTCAAACTGGTCACAACTTTCGGGATTGCTATGGTCCTAATGGTAGGGAGCGTCGGAGTTCTCATGCTTGGGTAAAGGGTTCAGTCAATGATATACTTGTCCCAATCGAGTCCTATCATCTTTTTGACCCCTTTGGTAGGCGTATTAAACATGATACACGATTTGAATATGACCGGATTCCAGCCATTGTTGAGTTATGCATACAAGCTGGTGTTGATATCCCAGAATATCCTTCACGCAGAAGGACCAATCCCATACGGATGTTAGGGAAGAGAGTAATTGACAGAGGTGGAAATTTAGAGGAACCTAAACCATGGCGCTTTGCAGACCCCTCTTCACTAAATGACTTCGATACTTACAGAGCTTTTGAACGATTTTCTCGACCATCATTGTCAGATCTACCTAAAATTGCCCAAGAAACAATGGCTGCATATGAAATTGTGAAAAAGGGTGTCAGGAAGTTGATGAGGAAGTACACTGTGAAAGCGTGTGGTTATTGCACTGAGGTTCATGTGGGGCCATGGGGCCACAATGCTAAGCTTTGTGGTGAATTTAAGCACCAATGGAGGGATGGGAAACATGGTTGGCAGGATGCTACTGTGGATGAAGTTTTCCCTCCAAATTATGTGTGGCATGTGAGAGACCCTAATGGGCCTCCCCTGGCATCTGCACTAAGGAGATATTACGGAAAGGCTCCAGCTGTTGTTGAAGTGTGCATGCAAGCTGGTGCACAGATACCAGATGAGTACAAGCCCATGATGAGGCTTGACATTATAATTCCGGACCCTGAGGAGGCAAGAATGATTGCATGA
- the LOC106764846 gene encoding APO protein 1, chloroplastic isoform X2, protein MGLPLLSSALWNPSHSCSSSSVELIWPHLSSKSCCLGLKFKCQQFYKGRSTMLGVLVCSSRRSTSKETVWRRKKLPQNEDLPPILPKNKKKPYPIPFKEIQQAAREDKKLAQMGIEKPLEPPKNGLLVADLVPVAYEVFEAWKLLIKEVHVAQTGHNFRDCYGPNGRERRSSHAWVKGSVNDILVPIESYHLFDPFGRRIKHDTRFEYDRIPAIVELCIQAGVDIPEYPSRRRTNPIRMLGKRVIDRGGNLEEPKPWRFADPSSLNDFDTYRAFERFSRPSLSDLPKIAQETMAAYEIVKKGVRKLMRKYTVKACGYCTEVHVGPWGHNAKLCGEFKHQWRDGKHGWQDATVDEVFPPNYVWHVRDPNGPPLASALRRYYGKAPAVVEVCMQAGAQIPDEYKPMMRLDIIIPDPEEARMIA, encoded by the exons ATGGGGTTGCCCCTACTTTCTTCTGCATTATGGAATCCTTCTCACAGCT GTTCTTCCTCTAGTGTGGAGCTTATCTGGCCCCACCTATCTTCTAAGTCATGTTGTCTTGGGTTGAAG TTTAAGTGCCAACAATTTTACAAAGGTAGATCAACAATGCTGGGAGTTTTAGTTTGTTCTAGTCGAAGGTCCACAAGCAAAGAAACTGTGTGGAGACGAAAAAAATTACCACAAAATGAGGATTTACCGCCAATTTTAccaaagaataagaaaaaaccCTACCCAATTCCCTTTAAGGAAATACAACAGGCTGCAAGGGAGGACAAGAAACTTGCGCAGATGGGAATAGAGAAACCTCTTGAGCCTCCGAAGAATGGATTGCTTGTTGCAGACCTAGTTCCTGTTGCCTATGAAGTGTTTGAAGCTTGGAAGCTTTTGATTAAAG AAGTTCATGTAGCTCAAACTGGTCACAACTTTCGGGATTGCTATGGTCCTAATGGTAGGGAGCGTCGGAGTTCTCATGCTTGGGTAAAGGGTTCAGTCAATGATATACTTGTCCCAATCGAGTCCTATCATCTTTTTGACCCCTTTGGTAGGCGTATTAAACATGATACACGATTTGAATATGACCGGATTCCAGCCATTGTTGAGTTATGCATACAAGCTGGTGTTGATATCCCAGAATATCCTTCACGCAGAAGGACCAATCCCATACGGATGTTAGGGAAGAGAGTAATTGACAGAGGTGGAAATTTAGAGGAACCTAAACCATGGCGCTTTGCAGACCCCTCTTCACTAAATGACTTCGATACTTACAGAGCTTTTGAACGATTTTCTCGACCATCATTGTCAGATCTACCTAAAATTGCCCAAGAAACAATGGCTGCATATGAAATTGTGAAAAAGGGTGTCAGGAAGTTGATGAGGAAGTACACTGTGAAAGCGTGTGGTTATTGCACTGAGGTTCATGTGGGGCCATGGGGCCACAATGCTAAGCTTTGTGGTGAATTTAAGCACCAATGGAGGGATGGGAAACATGGTTGGCAGGATGCTACTGTGGATGAAGTTTTCCCTCCAAATTATGTGTGGCATGTGAGAGACCCTAATGGGCCTCCCCTGGCATCTGCACTAAGGAGATATTACGGAAAGGCTCCAGCTGTTGTTGAAGTGTGCATGCAAGCTGGTGCACAGATACCAGATGAGTACAAGCCCATGATGAGGCTTGACATTATAATTCCGGACCCTGAGGAGGCAAGAATGATTGCATGA
- the LOC106764876 gene encoding uncharacterized protein LOC106764876, with amino-acid sequence MNNVIEKLGLKIIRNAPEEMLTELGVRQWTIWSCPPSEFQWIYGSKETCYILEGKVKIIVKDESVEIVAGDLVVFPKGLSCTWDILVAVDKHFSYA; translated from the exons ATGAATAACGTGATCGAGAAATTGGGCCTTAAGATTATAAGGAACGCTCCGGAAGAGATGCTCACTGAACTTGGTGTTAGGCAATGGACAAT ATGGAGTTGCCCTCCGAGTGAATTCCAATGGATATATGGATCTAAGGAGACATGCTATATCTTGGAAGGAAAAGTGAAGATTATTGTAAAAGATGAGTCAGTGGAAATTGTTGCTGGTGATTTAGTTGTGTTTCCAAAAGGGTTGAGTTGCACTTGGGATATATTAGTTGCTGTTGACAAACATTTTAGCTATGCATAA
- the LOC106764857 gene encoding chorion class B protein L11 has product MNGDDNKGLLWKLPVIKSDQFGKVGPAFGVGVGCGLGFGAGFLGGVGFGPGIPGLQVGFGFGAGCGVGLGFGYGVGKGIAQDENKKYSNVGNPFRGARSIVSEDDITALVDDIVINTKKLIKATSKEFDKWRR; this is encoded by the exons ATGAACGGCGATGACAACAAGGGTTTGCTGTGGAAACTTCCGGTAATCAAGTCCGACCAATTCGGCAAGGTGGGCCCCGCCTTTGGCGTCGGCGTCGGCTGCGGCCTTGGTTTCGGCGCTGGCTTTCTTGGAG GAGTGGGTTTTGGCCCTGGAATTCCTGGTTTACAAGTTGGCTTTGGATTTGGTGCTGGATGTGGTGTTGGTTTGGGGTTTGGCTATGGTGTGGGGAAAGGAATTGCACAAGATGAGAACAAGAAGTACTCTAACGTTGGAAATCCTTTCCGTGGAGCTAGAAGCATAGTTTCTGA GGATGATATTACTGCACTTGTGGACGACATTGTCATCAATACTAAAAAGCTTATCAAGGCAACATCAAAAGAATTTGACAAGTGGAGAAGATAA